A genome region from Geobacter pickeringii includes the following:
- a CDS encoding ABC transporter ATP-binding protein yields MDAIHTDNLTKRFGDLTAVDGLTLTVAPGELFGLVGSDGAGKTTTMRMLCGIMDPSGGEARVLGRHTVREAEAIKDEIGYMSQRFGLYPDLTVLENIHFYADIYGIPRRGRDEKIDRLLAFSNLTPFRRRQAGNLSGGMKQKLGLACALIHTPQVLFLDEPTNGVDPVSRRDFWRILYQLLRGGVTIFVTTAYLDEAERCNRVGLIHKGRLLACDAPRRLKGLMRGTILEVRTDAARQAGRILRTGLDGTTSVGLFGDRVHVVTDTPDQTCSAIEALMAREGVALRGLHSIEPTLEDVFVSVLSATEGAR; encoded by the coding sequence ATGGACGCCATCCACACCGACAACCTCACCAAGCGCTTCGGCGACCTCACCGCCGTGGACGGCCTTACCCTCACCGTGGCGCCGGGCGAGCTCTTCGGCCTCGTCGGCTCCGACGGGGCGGGGAAGACCACCACCATGCGGATGCTCTGCGGGATCATGGACCCGTCAGGCGGCGAGGCGCGGGTGCTCGGCCGCCACACGGTGCGGGAGGCGGAGGCGATCAAGGACGAGATCGGCTACATGAGCCAGCGTTTCGGCCTCTATCCCGACCTTACGGTGCTCGAGAACATCCACTTCTATGCCGACATCTACGGCATTCCCCGCCGGGGGCGTGACGAAAAAATAGACAGACTGCTTGCCTTCAGCAACCTCACGCCGTTCCGGCGCCGTCAGGCGGGCAACCTCTCCGGCGGCATGAAGCAGAAGCTCGGCCTTGCCTGCGCCCTGATCCATACCCCGCAGGTCCTCTTCCTGGACGAACCGACCAACGGGGTCGATCCGGTCTCGCGCCGGGATTTCTGGCGCATCCTCTACCAGCTCCTGCGGGGGGGAGTCACCATCTTCGTCACCACCGCCTACCTGGACGAGGCGGAGCGCTGCAACCGGGTGGGGCTGATCCACAAGGGGCGGCTGCTGGCCTGCGACGCCCCTCGCCGGCTCAAGGGGCTCATGCGGGGGACGATCCTCGAAGTCCGCACCGATGCCGCCCGGCAGGCGGGTCGCATCCTGCGCACGGGACTCGACGGCACCACCTCCGTGGGGCTTTTCGGCGACCGGGTCCATGTGGTGACCGACACGCCGGACCAGACATGCTCAGCCATCGAGGCACTCATGGCGCGGGAGGGGGTCGCCCTCCGGGGGCTGCACTCCATCGAACCGACCCTGGAGGATGTCTTCGTCTCGGTCCTCTCCGCTACGGAGGGTGCGCGATGA
- a CDS encoding efflux RND transporter periplasmic adaptor subunit, with translation MKKKVVIIVLVLLAAAVALWFATSRRSPSDGSIAVSGNIEVTDVEVSFKVPGKVRERLVDEGETVKAGQVVARLDDEDRRLEVAQQERQVEGLAAALREQENGFRREEIAQADAAVTRARADADRLETDFVRQEALYRREVIPRRDFDAVKAARDSSRALLRETEARQELMHRGQRRERIDAARAQFRQAQETLALTRTRLGYTTLASPTAGLVLSKHVEPGEQVVAGTPVITVGDVTNTWLRAYIAETDLGRIKVGQKARIRTDTWPDRRYEGTVTFISPEAEFTPKNVQTEKERVKLVYRIKITIPNPKMELKPGMPADAEIITR, from the coding sequence ATGAAGAAGAAGGTGGTCATCATCGTGCTTGTTCTGCTCGCTGCCGCAGTCGCGCTCTGGTTCGCGACCAGCCGGCGCTCCCCCAGCGACGGGTCGATCGCAGTCTCGGGGAATATCGAGGTGACCGACGTGGAGGTGAGCTTCAAGGTTCCGGGGAAGGTGCGCGAGCGGCTCGTCGACGAAGGCGAGACGGTGAAAGCGGGACAGGTGGTGGCGCGGCTGGACGACGAAGACCGGCGGCTGGAGGTCGCCCAGCAGGAGCGGCAGGTGGAGGGGCTGGCGGCGGCCCTGCGGGAGCAGGAAAACGGTTTTCGGCGGGAAGAGATCGCCCAGGCCGACGCCGCGGTGACGCGCGCCCGGGCCGATGCCGACCGGCTGGAGACCGATTTTGTACGCCAGGAGGCCCTCTACCGGCGCGAGGTCATCCCCCGGCGTGACTTCGACGCGGTCAAGGCCGCCCGCGATTCGTCCCGGGCGCTGCTGCGCGAGACCGAGGCACGGCAAGAGCTGATGCACCGGGGCCAGCGCCGCGAACGGATCGACGCCGCCCGGGCCCAGTTCAGGCAGGCCCAGGAGACCCTGGCGCTGACCAGGACCCGCCTCGGCTACACCACCCTCGCCTCACCCACGGCAGGGCTGGTACTCTCGAAGCATGTGGAGCCGGGAGAGCAGGTGGTGGCCGGAACGCCGGTCATCACCGTGGGCGACGTCACCAACACCTGGCTGCGGGCCTACATCGCCGAGACCGACCTGGGGCGGATCAAGGTGGGACAGAAGGCGCGGATCAGGACCGACACCTGGCCCGACCGGCGCTACGAGGGGACCGTCACCTTCATCTCCCCCGAGGCCGAGTTCACGCCGAAGAACGTGCAGACCGAAAAGGAGCGGGTAAAACTCGTCTACCGGATCAAGATCACCATCCCGAACCCGAAGATGGAGCTCAAGCCGGGGATGCCGGCGGACGCCGAGATCATCACCCGCTAG
- a CDS encoding ANTAR domain-containing response regulator encodes MVISLRKALVCDDEPIIRMSLKSKLAELGFDEIVECGDGEEAVRLALDKLPDIAILDVSMPKKDGVTAARDIRRKLKIPIILLTACYDPDTVKRAKESGIGGILTKPFREQDLWPAIEVACAHADEVETLKEQVEDLKETLESRKVIEKAKGILMQKQGLSEPEAFRRMQKLAMDKRKSMRQIAEAILLTE; translated from the coding sequence GTGGTGATTTCATTGCGAAAAGCCCTGGTGTGCGACGATGAGCCGATAATCAGGATGAGCTTAAAAAGTAAGCTTGCGGAACTTGGATTCGATGAAATCGTAGAGTGCGGCGACGGTGAGGAGGCAGTGCGGCTCGCCCTGGACAAGCTCCCCGACATCGCGATCCTCGACGTCTCCATGCCGAAGAAGGACGGTGTAACCGCCGCCCGCGACATCCGCCGGAAGCTGAAGATCCCCATCATTCTCCTCACGGCATGCTATGATCCCGACACGGTGAAGCGGGCCAAGGAGAGCGGCATCGGCGGCATCCTGACCAAGCCGTTCCGGGAGCAGGACCTCTGGCCCGCCATCGAGGTTGCCTGCGCCCACGCCGACGAGGTGGAAACCCTCAAGGAGCAGGTGGAGGACCTGAAGGAGACCCTGGAGAGCCGCAAGGTCATCGAAAAGGCCAAGGGGATCCTGATGCAAAAACAGGGACTTTCCGAGCCCGAGGCATTCCGCAGGATGCAGAAGCTGGCCATGGACAAGCGCAAGAGCATGCGTCAGATCGCCGAGGCGATCCTGCTGACGGAGTAG